Proteins encoded within one genomic window of Micromonospora halotolerans:
- the sufB gene encoding Fe-S cluster assembly protein SufB, producing MTEQIVQPLTQEEQLAALGRYEYGWADPDVAGAAAQRGLNEAVVRDISAKKNEPAWMLDLRLKGLRLFGRKPMPAWGADLTGIDFDNIKYFVRSTEKQATSWEDLPEDIKNTYDRLGIPEAEKQRLVAGVAAQYESEVVYHKIREDLEEQGVIFLDTDTALREHEDIFKEYFGTVIPVGDNKFAALNTSVWSGGSFIYVPKGVHVEIPLQAYFRINTENMGQFERTLIIVDEGAYVHYVEGCTAPLYSSDSLHSAVVEIIVKKNARCRYTTIQNWSNNVYNLVTKRAVCHEGATMEWVDGNIGSKVTMKYPAVYMTGEHAKGEVLSVAMAGEGQHQDAGAKMVHAAPHTSSTIVSKSIARGGGRTSYRGLVQVLEGSHSSRSTVKCDALLVDTISRSDTYPYVDIREDDVSMGHEATVSKISDDQLFYLMSRGLSEDEAMAMIVRGFIEPIAKELPMEYALELNRLIELQMEGAVG from the coding sequence ATGACCGAGCAGATCGTCCAGCCCCTGACCCAGGAGGAGCAGCTCGCCGCCCTCGGTCGCTACGAGTACGGCTGGGCCGACCCCGACGTCGCGGGGGCGGCTGCCCAGCGCGGCCTCAACGAGGCGGTGGTGCGGGACATCTCGGCCAAGAAGAACGAGCCGGCCTGGATGCTCGACCTGCGCCTCAAGGGCCTGCGGCTGTTCGGCCGCAAGCCGATGCCGGCGTGGGGCGCGGACCTCACCGGGATCGACTTCGACAACATCAAGTACTTCGTGCGGTCCACCGAGAAGCAGGCCACCAGCTGGGAGGACCTGCCCGAGGACATCAAGAACACCTACGACCGGCTGGGCATCCCCGAGGCGGAGAAGCAGCGGCTGGTCGCCGGCGTCGCGGCGCAGTACGAGTCCGAGGTCGTCTACCACAAGATCCGTGAGGACCTCGAGGAGCAGGGTGTCATCTTCCTGGACACCGACACCGCGCTGCGCGAGCACGAGGACATCTTCAAGGAGTACTTCGGCACGGTGATCCCGGTCGGCGACAACAAGTTCGCCGCCTTGAACACCTCCGTCTGGTCCGGTGGCTCGTTCATCTACGTGCCGAAGGGCGTGCACGTGGAGATCCCGCTGCAGGCCTACTTCCGGATCAACACGGAGAACATGGGCCAGTTCGAGCGGACGCTGATCATCGTCGACGAGGGTGCGTACGTGCACTACGTCGAGGGCTGCACCGCGCCGCTCTACTCCTCGGACTCGCTGCACAGCGCGGTCGTGGAGATCATCGTCAAGAAGAACGCCCGGTGCCGCTACACGACCATCCAGAACTGGTCGAACAACGTCTACAACCTGGTGACCAAGCGCGCCGTCTGCCACGAGGGCGCGACCATGGAGTGGGTCGACGGCAACATCGGCTCCAAGGTCACCATGAAGTACCCGGCGGTCTACATGACCGGCGAGCACGCCAAGGGCGAGGTGCTCTCGGTGGCCATGGCCGGCGAGGGCCAGCACCAGGACGCGGGCGCCAAGATGGTGCACGCCGCGCCGCACACCTCCTCGACCATCGTGTCGAAGTCGATCGCCCGGGGCGGCGGCCGCACCTCCTACCGGGGCCTGGTGCAGGTGCTGGAGGGCTCGCACAGCAGCCGGAGCACGGTCAAGTGCGACGCGCTGCTGGTCGACACCATCTCCCGCTCCGACACCTACCCCTACGTCGACATCCGTGAGGACGACGTGTCGATGGGGCACGAGGCGACCGTCTCCAAGATCAGCGACGACCAGCTCTTCTACCTGATGAGCCGGGGCCTGAGCGAGGACGAGGCGATGGCCATGATCGTGCGCGGCTTCATCGAGCCGATCGCCAAGGAGCTCCCGATGGAGTACGCCCTGGAGCTCAACCGCCTGATCGAGCTCCAGATGGAGGGCGCGGTCGGCTGA
- the sufD gene encoding Fe-S cluster assembly protein SufD, with protein MTTQASAPPATKSQALRSYDVADFPALTGLEEEWRFTPLKRLRGLAGEAQAATGTVRHEHGDLPEGVTIGRIGRDDPRVGSVLTPFDRISALAYGGVDEALLVQVARDAVVEAPVSLRVVGGGADALALGHTFVEVGRFAEVTLVLEHVGSATLADNVEVSVGDGAKLTLVTVADWAEDAVQAQHLRVKLGRDAKVIHVQVSLGGDLVRQYTSVEYTQRGGEAELYGVYFADAGQHLEHRQLVDHTVPDCRSYVGYRGALQGDSAHTVWVGDVLIRAEATGTDTYEINRNLLLTDGARADSVPNLEIETGEIAGAGHASATGRFDDEQLFYLMARGIPEGEARRLVVRGFFAELINKIPVEELRERLGDAIEARLTKAGA; from the coding sequence ATGACTACCCAGGCTTCCGCGCCGCCCGCGACCAAGTCGCAGGCGCTCCGCTCGTACGACGTCGCCGACTTCCCGGCCCTCACCGGCCTGGAGGAGGAGTGGCGCTTCACCCCGCTCAAGCGCCTGCGCGGCCTGGCGGGGGAGGCGCAGGCCGCGACCGGCACGGTCCGCCACGAGCACGGTGACCTGCCCGAGGGCGTCACCATCGGCCGGATCGGCAGGGACGACCCGCGGGTGGGCAGCGTGCTCACCCCGTTCGACCGGATCAGCGCGCTGGCGTACGGCGGGGTCGACGAGGCACTGCTGGTGCAGGTCGCCCGGGACGCCGTGGTCGAGGCGCCGGTGAGCCTGCGGGTGGTCGGCGGGGGCGCCGACGCGCTCGCCCTCGGCCACACCTTCGTCGAGGTGGGCCGGTTCGCCGAGGTGACCCTGGTGCTGGAGCACGTCGGGTCGGCCACCCTGGCCGACAACGTCGAGGTGTCGGTGGGCGACGGCGCGAAGCTCACCCTGGTCACCGTCGCCGACTGGGCCGAGGACGCGGTGCAGGCGCAGCACCTCAGGGTCAAGCTGGGCCGCGACGCCAAGGTGATCCACGTCCAGGTGAGCCTCGGCGGCGACCTGGTCCGGCAGTACACCTCGGTGGAGTACACGCAGCGTGGCGGCGAGGCCGAGCTGTACGGCGTCTACTTCGCCGACGCCGGCCAGCACCTGGAGCACCGGCAGCTGGTCGACCACACCGTGCCGGACTGCCGCAGCTACGTCGGCTACCGGGGCGCCCTGCAGGGCGACAGCGCGCACACCGTCTGGGTCGGTGACGTGCTGATCCGGGCCGAGGCGACCGGCACCGACACGTACGAGATCAACCGGAACCTGCTGCTCACCGACGGCGCCCGGGCGGACTCGGTGCCCAACCTGGAGATCGAGACCGGCGAGATCGCCGGCGCCGGGCACGCCAGCGCGACCGGCCGCTTCGACGACGAGCAGCTCTTCTACCTGATGGCCCGGGGCATCCCGGAGGGCGAGGCTCGCCGCCTGGTGGTCCGCGGCTTCTTCGCCGAGCTGATCAACAAGATCCCGGTCGAGGAGCTGCGCGAGCGGCTCGGCGACGCGATCGAGGCCCGCCTCACCAAGGCCGGCGCCTGA
- a CDS encoding non-heme iron oxygenase ferredoxin subunit: MIKICSTEDVPKGTAISADVDGMQIAIVHGEDDAFYAVYDECSHAAVALSEGEVDGCTLECWLHGSRFDLRTGEPTGLPATEPVPVYPVEVRDGDIYVSLTPSNGVTR, from the coding sequence ATGATCAAGATCTGCTCGACCGAGGACGTGCCCAAGGGCACCGCGATCAGCGCCGACGTCGACGGCATGCAGATCGCGATCGTGCACGGCGAGGACGACGCGTTCTACGCCGTGTACGACGAGTGCTCGCACGCCGCGGTGGCCCTGTCCGAGGGCGAGGTCGACGGGTGCACGCTGGAATGCTGGCTGCACGGATCCCGTTTCGACCTACGGACGGGTGAGCCCACCGGGCTCCCCGCCACCGAACCCGTTCCCGTCTACCCCGTCGAAGTCCGCGACGGCGACATCTACGTCAGCCTGACGCCGAGCAATGGAGTGACCCGCTGA
- the sufC gene encoding Fe-S cluster assembly ATPase SufC, with translation MSTLEIRDLKVSVKLPEGELKPILSGVDLTVKSGETHAIMGPNGSGKSTLAYSIAGHPKYEITGGSVTLDGEDVLAMSVDERARAGLFLAMQYPVEVPGVSVANFLRTAKTAIDGEAPKLRTWAGELRGAMEKLQMDPAFAQRNVNEGFSGGEKKRHEIVQLELLKPKIAILDETDSGLDVDALRVVSEGVNRVRDTGDTGLLLITHYTRILRYIKPDFVHVFVAGRIVEQGGSELADKLEDEGYERYVAGAGSARA, from the coding sequence ATGAGCACCCTGGAGATCCGCGACCTGAAGGTGTCGGTCAAGCTGCCCGAGGGTGAGCTCAAGCCGATCCTTTCCGGTGTCGACCTGACCGTGAAGTCGGGCGAGACCCACGCCATCATGGGCCCGAACGGCTCCGGCAAGTCCACCCTGGCGTACTCGATCGCCGGCCACCCCAAGTACGAGATCACCGGCGGCTCGGTGACCCTCGACGGCGAGGACGTGCTGGCCATGTCCGTCGACGAGCGGGCCCGCGCCGGCCTCTTCCTGGCCATGCAGTACCCGGTCGAGGTCCCCGGCGTCTCGGTGGCCAACTTCCTGCGCACCGCCAAGACCGCCATCGACGGCGAGGCGCCGAAGCTGCGCACCTGGGCCGGCGAGCTGCGCGGTGCCATGGAGAAGCTCCAGATGGACCCGGCGTTCGCCCAGCGCAACGTCAACGAGGGCTTCTCCGGCGGCGAGAAGAAGCGGCACGAGATCGTGCAGCTGGAGCTGCTCAAGCCGAAGATCGCCATCCTCGACGAGACCGACTCCGGCCTCGACGTGGACGCGCTGCGCGTGGTCAGCGAGGGCGTCAACCGGGTGCGCGACACCGGCGACACGGGCCTGCTGCTGATCACCCACTACACGCGGATCCTGCGCTACATCAAGCCGGACTTCGTGCACGTCTTCGTGGCCGGCCGGATCGTCGAGCAGGGCGGCTCGGAGTTGGCCGACAAGCTCGAGGACGAGGGCTACGAGCGGTACGTCGCCGGGGCCGGTTCGGCGCGGGCCTGA